From Megalobrama amblycephala isolate DHTTF-2021 linkage group LG24, ASM1881202v1, whole genome shotgun sequence, the proteins below share one genomic window:
- the LOC125259547 gene encoding tubulin alpha-1B chain-like isoform X1 codes for MRECISIHVGQAGVQIGNACWELYCLEHGIQPDGQMPSDKTIGGGDDSFNTFFSETGAGKHVPRAVFVDLEPTVIDEVRTGTYRQLFHPEQLITGKEDAANNYARGHYTIGKEIIDLVLDRIRKLVCSCKSTNKHKMNDILCLVTDQTVSFQADQCTGLQGFLVFHSFGGGTGSGFTSLLMERLSVDYGKKSKLEFSIYPAPQVSTAVVEPYNSILTTHTTLEHSDCAFMVDNEAIYDICRRNLDIERPTYTNLNRLISQIVSSITASLRFDGALNVDLTEFQTNLVPYPRIHFPLATYAPVISAEKAYHEQLSVAEITNACFEPANQMVKCDPRHGKYMACCLLYRGDVVPKDVNAAIATIKTKRTIQFVDWCPTGFKVGINYQPPTVVPGGDLAKVQRAVCMLSNTTAIAEAWARLDHKFDLMYAKRAFVHWYVGEGMEEGEFSEAREDMAALEKDYEEVGVDSIEGEGEEEGEEY; via the exons ATG CGTGAGTGCATCTCCATCCACGTTGGTCAAGCTGGAGTCCAGATTGGCAATGCCTGCTGGGAACTCTATTGTCTTGAACATGGCATCCAGCCGGACGGGCAGATGCCCAGTGACAAGACCATTGGAGGAGGTGATGATTCCTTCAACACCTTCTTCAGTGAGACAGGAGCTGGAAAGCACGTCCCCAGGGCTGTGTTTGTAGACCTGGAGCCCACTGTCATTG ATGAGGTGCGCACTGGGACATACCGTCAGCTGTTCCACCCTGAGCAGCTCATCACAGGAAAGGAAGATGCTGCCAATAACTACGCTCGTGGACACTACACTATTGGAAAAGAAATCATTGACCTGGTGCTGGACAGGATTCGCAAACTGGTATGTAGTTGTAaatcaacaaacaaacataaaatgaaTGATATATTATGTTTGGTTACTGACCAAACGGTTTCTTTTCAGGCTGACCAGTGCACAGGCCTCCAGGGTTTCCTGGTGTTCCACAGCTTTGGTGGTGGAACCGGTTCTGGCTTCACCTCTCTGTTGATGGAGCGTCTGTCTGTGGACTATGGCAAGAAGTCCAAGCTGGAGTTCTCCATCTACCCTGCTCCTCAGGTCTCCACCGCTGTGGTAGAGCCTTACAACTCCATCCTGACCACCCACACCACCCTAGAGCACTCTGACTGTGCCTTCATGGTAGACAATGAGGCCATTTATGATATCTGCCGTAGGAACCTCGACATTGAGCGTCCTACTTACACCAACCTCAACAGGCTGATCAGCCAGATTGTGTCCTCCATCACAGCCTCCCTCAGGTTTGATGGAGCCCTCAATGTCGATCTCACTGAGTTCCAGACCAACTTGGTGCCCTATCCTCGTATCCACTTCCCACTGGCTACCTATGCCCCAGTGATCTCTGCAGAGAAGGCTTACCATGAGCAACTCTCTGTGGCCGAGATCACTAATGCTTGCTTCGAGCCAGCCAATCAGATGGTGAAATGCGACCCACGTCACGGCAAGTACATGGCTTGCTGCCTGCTGTACCGTGGTGATGTTGTACCCAAAGATGTGAACGCTGCAATCGCCACCATCAAGACCAAGCGCACCATCCAGTTTGTGGACTGGTGTCCCACTGGTTTCAAGGTTGGCATCAACTACCAGCCTCCCACTGTGGTTCCAGGTGGTGATCTGGCTAAAGTGCAGAGGGCCGTGTGCATGCTGAGCAACACCACAGCTATTGCTGAGGCCTGGGCTCGTCTCGATCATAAGTTCGATCTGATGTACGCCAAGCGTGCCTTTGTGCACTGGTATGTGGGTGAGGGTATGGAGGAGGGCGAGTTCTCAGAAGCCAGAGAGGACATGGCTGCCCTGGAGAAAGATTACGAGGAAGTCGGTGTCGACTCCATCGAGGGTGAAGGAGAGGAAGAGGGCGAGGAATATTAA
- the LOC125259547 gene encoding tubulin alpha-1B chain-like isoform X2, whose amino-acid sequence MRECISIHVGQAGVQIGNACWELYCLEHGIQPDGQMPSDKTIGGGDDSFNTFFSETGAGKHVPRAVFVDLEPTVIDEVRTGTYRQLFHPEQLITGKEDAANNYARGHYTIGKEIIDLVLDRIRKLADQCTGLQGFLVFHSFGGGTGSGFTSLLMERLSVDYGKKSKLEFSIYPAPQVSTAVVEPYNSILTTHTTLEHSDCAFMVDNEAIYDICRRNLDIERPTYTNLNRLISQIVSSITASLRFDGALNVDLTEFQTNLVPYPRIHFPLATYAPVISAEKAYHEQLSVAEITNACFEPANQMVKCDPRHGKYMACCLLYRGDVVPKDVNAAIATIKTKRTIQFVDWCPTGFKVGINYQPPTVVPGGDLAKVQRAVCMLSNTTAIAEAWARLDHKFDLMYAKRAFVHWYVGEGMEEGEFSEAREDMAALEKDYEEVGVDSIEGEGEEEGEEY is encoded by the exons ATG CGTGAGTGCATCTCCATCCACGTTGGTCAAGCTGGAGTCCAGATTGGCAATGCCTGCTGGGAACTCTATTGTCTTGAACATGGCATCCAGCCGGACGGGCAGATGCCCAGTGACAAGACCATTGGAGGAGGTGATGATTCCTTCAACACCTTCTTCAGTGAGACAGGAGCTGGAAAGCACGTCCCCAGGGCTGTGTTTGTAGACCTGGAGCCCACTGTCATTG ATGAGGTGCGCACTGGGACATACCGTCAGCTGTTCCACCCTGAGCAGCTCATCACAGGAAAGGAAGATGCTGCCAATAACTACGCTCGTGGACACTACACTATTGGAAAAGAAATCATTGACCTGGTGCTGGACAGGATTCGCAAACTG GCTGACCAGTGCACAGGCCTCCAGGGTTTCCTGGTGTTCCACAGCTTTGGTGGTGGAACCGGTTCTGGCTTCACCTCTCTGTTGATGGAGCGTCTGTCTGTGGACTATGGCAAGAAGTCCAAGCTGGAGTTCTCCATCTACCCTGCTCCTCAGGTCTCCACCGCTGTGGTAGAGCCTTACAACTCCATCCTGACCACCCACACCACCCTAGAGCACTCTGACTGTGCCTTCATGGTAGACAATGAGGCCATTTATGATATCTGCCGTAGGAACCTCGACATTGAGCGTCCTACTTACACCAACCTCAACAGGCTGATCAGCCAGATTGTGTCCTCCATCACAGCCTCCCTCAGGTTTGATGGAGCCCTCAATGTCGATCTCACTGAGTTCCAGACCAACTTGGTGCCCTATCCTCGTATCCACTTCCCACTGGCTACCTATGCCCCAGTGATCTCTGCAGAGAAGGCTTACCATGAGCAACTCTCTGTGGCCGAGATCACTAATGCTTGCTTCGAGCCAGCCAATCAGATGGTGAAATGCGACCCACGTCACGGCAAGTACATGGCTTGCTGCCTGCTGTACCGTGGTGATGTTGTACCCAAAGATGTGAACGCTGCAATCGCCACCATCAAGACCAAGCGCACCATCCAGTTTGTGGACTGGTGTCCCACTGGTTTCAAGGTTGGCATCAACTACCAGCCTCCCACTGTGGTTCCAGGTGGTGATCTGGCTAAAGTGCAGAGGGCCGTGTGCATGCTGAGCAACACCACAGCTATTGCTGAGGCCTGGGCTCGTCTCGATCATAAGTTCGATCTGATGTACGCCAAGCGTGCCTTTGTGCACTGGTATGTGGGTGAGGGTATGGAGGAGGGCGAGTTCTCAGAAGCCAGAGAGGACATGGCTGCCCTGGAGAAAGATTACGAGGAAGTCGGTGTCGACTCCATCGAGGGTGAAGGAGAGGAAGAGGGCGAGGAATATTAA
- the LOC125259548 gene encoding tubulin alpha-1C chain isoform X3, whose protein sequence is MRECISIHVGQAGVQIGNACWELYCLEHGIQPDGQMPSDKTIGGGDDSFNTFFSETGAGKHVPRAVFVDLEPTVIDEVRTGTYRQLFHPEQLITGKEDAANNYARGHYTIGKEIIDLVLDRIRKLADQCTGLQGFLVFHSFGGGTGSGFTSLLMERLSVDYGKKSKLEFSIYPAPQVSTAVVEPYNSILTTHTTLEHSDCAFMVDNEAIYDICRRNLDIERPTYTNLNRLIGQIVSSITASLRFDGALNVDLTEFQTNLVPYPRIHFPLATYAPVISAEKAYHEQLSVAEITNACFEPANQMVKCDPRHGKYMACCLLYRGDVVPKDVNAAIATIKTKRTIQFVDWCPTGFKVGINYQPPTVVPGGDLAKVQRAVCMLSNTTAIAEAWARLDHKFDLMYAKRAFVHWYVGEGMEEGEFSEAREDMAALEKDYEEVGAESVEGEDEGEEY, encoded by the exons ATG CGTGAGTGCATCTCGATCCACGTTGGTCAAGCTGGAGTCCAGATTGGCAATGCCTGCTGGGAACTCTATTGTCTTGAGCATGGCATCCAGCCGGACGGGCAGATGCCCAGTGACAAGACCATTGGAGGAGGTGATGATTCCTTCAACACCTTCTTCAGTGAGACTGGAGCTGGAAAGCACGTCCCCAGGGCTGTGTTTGTAGACCTGGAGCCCACTGTCATTG ATGAGGTGCGCACTGGGACATACCGTCAGCTGTTCCACCCTGAGCAGCTCATCACAGGAAAGGAAGATGCTGCCAATAACTACGCTCGTGGACACTACACTATTGGAAAAGAAATCATTGACCTGGTGCTGGACAGGATTCGCAAACTG GCTGACCAGTGCACAGGCCTCCAGGGTTTCCTGGTGTTCCACAGCTTTGGTGGTGGAACCGGTTCTGGCTTCACCTCTCTGCTGATGGAGCGTCTGTCTGTGGACTATGGCAAGAAGTCCAAGCTGGAGTTCTCCATCTACCCTGCTCCTCAGGTCTCCACCGCTGTGGTAGAGCCTTACAACTCCATCCTGACCACCCACACCACCCTAGAGCACTCTGATTGTGCCTTCATGGTAGACAATGAGGCCATTTATGATATCTGTCGCAGAAACCTTGACATTGAGCGTCCTACTTACACCAACCTCAATAGGCTCATTGGCCAGATTGTGTCCTCCATCACAGCCTCCCTCAGGTTTGATGGAGCCCTCAATGTCGATCTCACTGAGTTCCAGACCAACTTGGTGCCTTATCCTCGTATCCACTTCCCACTGGCTACCTATGCCCCAGTGATCTCCGCAGAGAAGGCTTACCATGAGCAACTCTCTGTGGCCGAGATCACTAATGCTTGCTTCGAGCCAGCCAACCAGATGGTGAAATGTGACCCACGTCACGGCAAGTACATGGCTTGCTGCCTGCTGTACCGTGGTGATGTGGTGCCCAAAGATGTGAACGCTGCAATCGCCACCATCAAGACCAAGCGCACCATCCAGTTTGTGGACTGGTGTCCCACTGGTTTCAAGGTTGGCATCAACTACCAGCCTCCCACTGTGGTTCCAGGTGGTGATCTGGCTAAAGTGCAGAGGGCCGTGTGCATGCTGAGCAACACCACAGCTATTGCTGAGGCCTGGGCTCGTCTCGATCATAAGTTCGATCTGATGTACGCCAAGCGTGCCTTTGTGCACTGGTATGTGGGTGAGGGTATGGAGGAGGGCGAGTTCTCAGAGGCCAGAGAGGACATGGCTGCCCTGGAGAAAGATTACGAGGAG GTTGGAGCTGAGAGTGTGGAGGGAGAAGATGAGGGAGAAGAATATTAG
- the LOC125259548 gene encoding tubulin alpha-1A chain isoform X1, with protein MRECISIHVGQAGVQIGNACWELYCLEHGIQPDGQMPSDKTIGGGDDSFNTFFSETGAGKHVPRAVFVDLEPTVIDEVRTGTYRQLFHPEQLITGKEDAANNYARGHYTIGKEIIDLVLDRIRKLADQCTGLQGFLVFHSFGGGTGSGFTSLLMERLSVDYGKKSKLEFSIYPAPQVSTAVVEPYNSILTTHTTLEHSDCAFMVDNEAIYDICRRNLDIERPTYTNLNRLIGQIVSSITASLRFDGALNVDLTEFQTNLVPYPRIHFPLATYAPVISAEKAYHEQLSVAEITNACFEPANQMVKCDPRHGKYMACCLLYRGDVVPKDVNAAIATIKTKRTIQFVDWCPTGFKVGINYQPPTVVPGGDLAKVQRAVCMLSNTTAIAEAWARLDHKFDLMYAKRAFVHWYVGEGMEEGEFSEAREDMAALEKDYEEVGVDSIEGEGEEEGEEY; from the exons ATG CGTGAGTGCATCTCGATCCACGTTGGTCAAGCTGGAGTCCAGATTGGCAATGCCTGCTGGGAACTCTATTGTCTTGAGCATGGCATCCAGCCGGACGGGCAGATGCCCAGTGACAAGACCATTGGAGGAGGTGATGATTCCTTCAACACCTTCTTCAGTGAGACTGGAGCTGGAAAGCACGTCCCCAGGGCTGTGTTTGTAGACCTGGAGCCCACTGTCATTG ATGAGGTGCGCACTGGGACATACCGTCAGCTGTTCCACCCTGAGCAGCTCATCACAGGAAAGGAAGATGCTGCCAATAACTACGCTCGTGGACACTACACTATTGGAAAAGAAATCATTGACCTGGTGCTGGACAGGATTCGCAAACTG GCTGACCAGTGCACAGGCCTCCAGGGTTTCCTGGTGTTCCACAGCTTTGGTGGTGGAACCGGTTCTGGCTTCACCTCTCTGCTGATGGAGCGTCTGTCTGTGGACTATGGCAAGAAGTCCAAGCTGGAGTTCTCCATCTACCCTGCTCCTCAGGTCTCCACCGCTGTGGTAGAGCCTTACAACTCCATCCTGACCACCCACACCACCCTAGAGCACTCTGATTGTGCCTTCATGGTAGACAATGAGGCCATTTATGATATCTGTCGCAGAAACCTTGACATTGAGCGTCCTACTTACACCAACCTCAATAGGCTCATTGGCCAGATTGTGTCCTCCATCACAGCCTCCCTCAGGTTTGATGGAGCCCTCAATGTCGATCTCACTGAGTTCCAGACCAACTTGGTGCCTTATCCTCGTATCCACTTCCCACTGGCTACCTATGCCCCAGTGATCTCCGCAGAGAAGGCTTACCATGAGCAACTCTCTGTGGCCGAGATCACTAATGCTTGCTTCGAGCCAGCCAACCAGATGGTGAAATGTGACCCACGTCACGGCAAGTACATGGCTTGCTGCCTGCTGTACCGTGGTGATGTGGTGCCCAAAGATGTGAACGCTGCAATCGCCACCATCAAGACCAAGCGCACCATCCAGTTTGTGGACTGGTGTCCCACTGGTTTCAAGGTTGGCATCAACTACCAGCCTCCCACTGTGGTTCCAGGTGGTGATCTGGCTAAAGTGCAGAGGGCCGTGTGCATGCTGAGCAACACCACAGCTATTGCTGAGGCCTGGGCTCGTCTCGATCATAAGTTCGATCTGATGTACGCCAAGCGTGCCTTTGTGCACTGGTATGTGGGTGAGGGTATGGAGGAGGGCGAGTTCTCAGAGGCCAGAGAGGACATGGCTGCCCTGGAGAAAGATTACGAGGAGGTTGGTGTCGACTCCATCGAGGGTGAGGGAGAAGAGGAGGGCGAGGAGTATTAA
- the LOC125259548 gene encoding tubulin alpha-1C chain isoform X2, with the protein MRECISVHVGQAGVQIGNACWELYCLEHGIQPDGQMPSDKTVGRGDDSFNTFFSETGAGKHVPRAVFVDLEPTVIDEVRTGTYRQLFHPEQLITGKEDAANNYARGHYTIGKELIDLVLDRIRKLADQCTGLQGFLVFHSFGGGTGSGFTSLLMERLSVDYGKKSKLEFSIYPAPQVSTAVVEPYNSILTTHTTLEHSDCAFMVDNEAIYDICRRNLDIERPSYTNLNRLISQIVSSITASLRFDGALNVDLTEFQTNLVPYPRIHFPLATYAPVISAEKAYHEQLSVSEITNACFEPANQMVKCDPRHGKYMACCLLYRGDVVPKDVNAAIATIKTKRTIQFVDWCPTGFKVGINYQPPTVVPGGDLAKVQRAVCMLSNTTAIAEAWARLDHKFDLMYAKRAFVHWYVGEGMEEGEFSEAREDMAALEKDYEEVGAESVEGEDEGEEY; encoded by the exons ATG CGTGAGTGCATCTCTGTCCACGTTGGTCAAGCTGGAGTCCAGATTGGCAATGCCTGCTGGGAACTCTATTGTCTTGAGCATGGCATCCAGCCGGACGGGCAGATGCCCAGTGACAAGACCGTCGGAAGAGGAGATGATTCCTTCAACACCTTCTTCAGTGAGACTGGAGCTGGAAAGCATGTCCCCAGGGCTGTGTTTGTAGACCTGGAGCCCACTGTCATTG ATGAGGTGCGCACTGGGACATACCGTCAGCTGTTCCACCCTGAGCAGCTCATCACAGGAAAGGAAGATGCTGCCAATAACTACGCTCGTGGACACTACACTATTGGCAAAGAGCTCATTGATCTTGTTTTGGACAGAATTCGCAAACTG GCTGACCAGTGCACAGGCCTCCAGGGTTTCCTGGTGTTCCACAGCTTTGGTGGTGGAACTGGTTCTGGCTTCACCTCTCTGTTGATGGAGCGTCTGTCTGTGGACTATGGCAAGAAGTCCAAGTTGGAGTTCTCCATCTACCCTGCTCCTCAGGTCTCCACCGCTGTGGTAGAGCCTTACAACTCCATCCTGACCACCCACACCACCCTAGAGCACTCTGACTGTGCCTTCATGGTAGACAATGAGGCCATTTATGATATCTGCCGTAGGAACCTCGACATTGAGCGTCCTTCTTACACCAACCTCAACAGGTTGATTAGTCAGATTGTGTCCTCCATCACAGCCTCCCTCAGGTTTGATGGAGCCCTCAATGTCGATCTCACTGAGTTCCAGACCAACTTGGTGCCTTATCCTCGTATCCACTTCCCACTGGCTACCTATGCCCCAGTGATCTCTGCAGAGAAGGCTTACCATGAGCAGCTTTCTGTGTCTGAGATCACTAATGCTTGCTTCGAGCCAGCCAATCAGATGGTGAAATGCGACCCACGTCACGGCAAGTACATGGCTTGCTGCCTGCTGTACCGTGGTGATGTTGTACCCAAAGATGTGAACGCTGCAATCGCCACCATCAAGACCAAGCGCACCATCCAGTTTGTGGACTGGTGTCCCACTGGTTTCAAGGTTGGCATCAACTACCAGCCTCCCACTGTGGTTCCAGGTGGTGATCTGGCTAAAGTGCAGAGGGCCGTGTGCATGCTGAGCAACACCACAGCTATTGCTGAGGCCTGGGCTCGTCTCGATCATAAGTTTGATCTGATGTATGCCAAGCGTGCCTTTGTGCACTGGTATGTGGGTGAGGGTATGGAGGAGGGCGAGTTCTCAGAGGCCAGAGAGGACATGGCTGCCCTGGAGAAAGATTACGAGGAGGTTGGAGCTGAGAGTGTGGAGGGAGAAGATGAGGGAGAAGAATATTAG